The Nicotiana tabacum cultivar K326 chromosome 1, ASM71507v2, whole genome shotgun sequence genome segment AAGTTCTCATTGGAATCCAAGTTGCAAGCCAAAGAAGTTCAATTTTGAATAGCCATAAGCCCATAACTATAAATCCTACTGAATGTTGTCAGTTTTAACTTTTAAGTATTGACAGTGTTCGGTTTTAAAGTTtttttatgtgaacttatttcctttttggtctgttccaaaaagaatgaaccctttctaaatttggtaacaatttagcttaaatttacaactctacccttaatgagaagcttttataaccacacaaatactctaggtcccatttggacttgtttaggaccacaaattccaaaagtcttcatttttttcttaaactccgtgcccagtcaaacaggttcgtataaattggaacggagggagtacttatttttgattttacatgCATCAATATTGGAATTTAGTTTGATACACCAGTATGTCATTTCTAGTGATTCACATGTATCGTACAAGATAATGAGATCACATACATAAAATTTGAGTCAACTAATTATTTACTTGACTCAAATAAAGTAACTATATAATTAAAGTGGGACTTTAAaacactaaaaatatataatataatattttcttcctagagatgcaaataacagaaaaatatgtatttacaGTAAGCTAAATaaatgtggaatatgaaatatatTCCTCGCAAAAACCAAATTAGTTTGAGACTAAAATAATCAATGCATAGGTGAAAGGAACCACAAgttcaaaactaaaaaaataaatatttctaGGTTGTAATAATATTAGCAATAGCTGAAACATTATAATTTTGCAAAAAGTTAAAACCCGCAGCCGCACCGCACCCACaaagaattttgaatttttttttgaccCGCCCCGCTAGCACCCGCATATGTCTAAACCCGCACCGCCCCGCACCCGCCCCGCACCATTGTCATCCCTAATTTTAGTTAAGAAACAACCTCTTTTGTAATGAAAGCTTCTTTAAACTGTTGTTGGTTATATATTAATTATGCTTGTCCTATACTAATGTTGAGTCCTTTTCATTCATGAAATGAAGACTTATTgagttctccttttctttgtTCCACTTTTGTCTGCTCAACCATCTCACTTGTTTAGTGCTGTTGCcctcaaatattttctcactgcGACTTATCAGAAACATAAGTATTTTACTTGCTATTAAATTTATGACCTATTGAATTGAAGGCATCCATGTTGTGTAGCTTTCTAACTGGCCCGATAAGCTGTTGAATTGTCCAAGTGTAGTCTGTTTAGTCATTTCCTTAATGGAAGAACAGGTATTATTCAAATCCTTATTGAAACAACAGTTGATTTTACTGACATTAATATCATTGGTCTTTTTCAGTCGGGACATGTTCAACAAATGGCAAGCTCAAAGATGGTGGGGTGAGAATTATGACCGAATTATGGAGCTCTATAATGTTCAGAGATTCAATAAACAAGCTCTTAACACGCCTGGACGGTCTGAGGATGGAGTAAGTCACTTTCAATTGATTTGTCTTCGTACAGCCCTGATGTCCATTTTCTTTATTATCATCCATGAAAAATAACTCAGTTATATAGATGAACTGTTAAATTTACCTATACACTAATTTTATCGCTGAAGTGTATCCATTTGATTTCCAGTGTAAGGTGTTTTTTATCCTTATATGGAATAGTAGGGCCAAGATTTCCTGGTTGGGGGCAGCTTCTATGTGTATTAGCTGCGCAGTTTGCATTAAATATTCATTAGCTAGTCACCCTGTTCATTAGAGAGATATTGATATGTTTTTCTGCAGAGAGATTCCAATTATTCGAGGCTTGGATCTGCAATGGAGAGCCCTATGATGACTCCTGCAACAAACAAGGAATGGACTCCAAGCAATTTCCATAAACCAACAGGATCAACTGCCTATGCAGCTGGTTTCCCAAAGGGTGACATGTCATATATGGACGCTTCAAGGACAACCACTGACTCTAGAGATGAAGCTTCACTTTCCGTTAGTAATGCTAGTGAATTGGAGTCAGAATGGGTAGAACAAGATGAGCCTGGGGTCTATATAACCATCAGACAACTAGTTGATGGCACTAGAGAGCTACGCCGTGTTAGATTCAGGTATGTGAAAATCTCAATTCTCTTGTTAGTTTGATTATTTCGGCATGCTTGTTGAGCAAATGATATTTTCTTCATTCACACAGCCGAGAGAAGTTTGGGGAGGTGCATGCAAAGCTGTGGTGGGAACAGAACCGAGAGAGAATACAAACTCAGTACCTTTAAACCAACAAATTTCCCTACTGAGCTGCAGTTTTTTACCCAGAGAAATTCCAAGGAAAAGGGAACAATTTTGCCTCTTCGATGTGATGAAGCTGAAATTGAGATTACAAGATACTTAAATTTAAAGTATTTACAGTAGTTCAGACAGAATGGCTCCATTCTACAGAACAAACTATCTTGGCCATTAAGCATTTTTTCATGGCATTTCTTGATCTCTAGTTATATATGATCTTGCAAATTCTCCAATGATCTCCTTTTGTCTTTAGGGCTATATGAATCTCCCGACTTTCTTTAAAAGTTTCACAGTTTACCTTGTAACATAATCCATATCAAGCTTCATTGAACCAAATGCTGATTATGCAAAACACACAGCTTTGTTAAACTACAGTTGTCATTCCGATAGCTTATAATCAGTTATTCAAGCTGAAATGGAGATCTTTACAATTTACTAGATACTTATATTTAAAAGTAGGCTGAATACATACGGAGACACTTAAAGTTGACACGatttttcatttagacacctGAACTTAGGGGTGTTCCTAATGAGCACCTACATTACATGAACTTTGTTCCAATTAGGCACTTCTTGCTGAGTTGGCACATAGAGTGAGCTTCACCCAATGTAGGCGCGTGAAGAGCccaaaaaacaatttttttttgtcttttctatttcctcctcctccttcttctccttctccttctccttctcctcctcctcctcctcctcctcctccttctccttctccttcttcttcttcttctttatgtccCACCACCATTTTCACCATTGTCTCCTCCACTTTCTAAGAGCAATCACTCATCACCTCTAAATCGGCGCAATGTACTCCTTACAGACGAACAATTTGATTTATTGAATGACCTGGAGTCGATTGCCGAGTTAGGTCCGAAGTTCGACCGAGTAAATAGAATCTTCTGGAGAGATTCCAGAATTGCAAAATATATTGAAACGGGAGATTTTGctcctcttctccttcttctggCGATTTGACAATGTGTGTCTGTGTTTAGATTTTAGAGATGAGTTGAAAGTATGATGAGTTTTGGAGATAGTTTTGTTGAGAGATAAAAAAACAACTAGTATGATATGCACATCTTGTTTGAATCATAACATTTCTTGCTTCAAATTTCTGTCTAAATTCCTTATCCATGTAGATACCCCAATACTGGTACCAATTCTTTGCACAATTtgtaatatttaaaattattttcggTAAATTTGATAAGCTTTCTTTCGGAAAATCCAAGTCACTTATAGAAATACAGAGCTACAGATCTCATGATTAGTTTACTTTTTGAAACATTCCTAATGTCAAAGATTTCTCCAACAAACAATTCTAAAATACAAATTTACCAGTAGATTTTTTGtacatttaattattttaatggTCTGCAACTTTTGAAAAACCTCCCTAGAAATATGAGGTTGTCGTTTGGTGGGGAAGCATAtgaccgggggggggggggtgatggAAAAAGAAGGGGGGAGTAAGATTTGGTGAAAGAAGATATTGAAGGGCGGGAGAGGGAGATCATCAGTGGCTTCTGATACGAGAGGGAGTTTGGGAAAAAAGACCATAAggtttttttttaacttttcttttttatttttgctaaataatattttctaattagTTTTGACTGAAAGGGAATGTGACAGATTTTCATTTGTTACTTTGTCCATGTCATCGCGTGTGAATATCACGTACTATGATCCTTTTACTATTTAATCACAAAGTGTTTAATTGGCACATATTGTATGTTCTTTGAGTATTCAATAGGAACAAACCTTAGTTTGAGTGTCTAACTGAAAAATTGTGACAACTTTAAGGGGCTGCGTATGTATTTGGCCTTAAAAGTATTTGCAGATAGAATGGCTCCATTTTGTAGAACAATATCAGTTGGCAATTTAGTCTTTTTCATGGCATTtttgtgacgacccagccagtcgtctcatgagttaccgctccgtttcccccatttctgtttctttatgccttgttatccgtgttttgtggtatcaggttggtcggatcaaatccggaatgattttggtaaggtttgagacacttagtctcttttaagaaagtttaagtttaaaaagtcaaccggatgttgacttatgtgttagagggctcggatgtg includes the following:
- the LOC107819163 gene encoding protein BREVIS RADIX; its protein translation is MLTCITCKQKIDDDGGEEGPRPPPNTKDSVKSLTAQIKDIALKVSGAYKCKSTIPTSYRKGHRPYPDFDTISEGVPYPYQPASSSSTPAWDFTNAGNLRTPRPDPRFARGFSGGDVVVENDGDVVVENDEQIEWTAQVEPGVQITFVSLPNGGNDLKRIRFSRDMFNKWQAQRWWGENYDRIMELYNVQRFNKQALNTPGRSEDGRDSNYSRLGSAMESPMMTPATNKEWTPSNFHKPTGSTAYAAGFPKGDMSYMDASRTTTDSRDEASLSVSNASELESEWVEQDEPGVYITIRQLVDGTRELRRVRFSREKFGEVHAKLWWEQNRERIQTQYL